From a single Adhaeribacter swui genomic region:
- a CDS encoding RNA polymerase sigma-70 factor: protein MIAENSGSPTLSLYASLSPEEKVEALFRQFYAPLCKSLYRTLRDASFAEDIVQEVFLKVWEIRGTLQMDQAIQAYLYRSCYNAALNFLKKQKSRTEIDMLDAVLPDTDTAEKQISLLETENQILQAIDALPPKTKLVFSMSRFEELSYKEIADRLDISIKSVEKHMGIALQRLRENLKEYLVGLVLLLISDFF, encoded by the coding sequence ATGATCGCGGAAAACTCCGGCAGCCCAACGTTATCCCTGTATGCCTCTCTGTCGCCGGAAGAGAAAGTAGAAGCGCTGTTCCGCCAATTTTATGCTCCCCTTTGTAAAAGTTTGTACCGCACTTTGCGCGATGCCAGCTTTGCCGAAGATATTGTGCAGGAAGTTTTTTTAAAAGTTTGGGAAATACGCGGCACCTTACAAATGGACCAGGCCATACAAGCGTATTTATACCGCTCTTGTTACAACGCCGCCTTAAATTTTTTAAAAAAACAAAAATCCAGAACCGAGATAGACATGCTGGATGCAGTTTTACCCGACACTGACACTGCCGAGAAACAGATCAGTTTGCTCGAAACCGAAAACCAGATTTTACAGGCCATTGATGCCCTTCCGCCCAAAACCAAATTAGTTTTTTCGATGAGCCGGTTTGAAGAACTGAGCTATAAAGAAATTGCCGACCGACTGGATATTTCGATTAAATCCGTGGAAAAACACATGGGAATAGCCTTGCAACGGCTCCGCGAAAACCTGAAAGAGTACCTCGTGGGCTTGGTTTTACTTTTAATTTCAGATTTTTTTTAA
- a CDS encoding head GIN domain-containing protein, with product MKTYLIKKRNTAFLLLASLFIFSSCDDEVLRGHGDVVSRTRPVGNFSAVDAGGEFEIYLKQGPAEDILLEGQANVLTEVSTHVRNNKLYIEFDRKRVRLNRPVKIYLTTPELTGISVSGANSVRGLNEFQVDDLDIRASGNSTIYLNVKNAHTIESDISGSVNMELNGDAQHQEIDISGSGNIQTFGLSTKTADIEISGSGKCDVSVTDKIEAKLSGSGRVRYKGNPAVSTKISGSGSVVQVD from the coding sequence ATGAAAACTTATTTAATTAAAAAACGAAACACCGCCTTCTTATTACTAGCTTCTCTTTTTATATTTTCTTCCTGCGACGACGAAGTGTTACGCGGCCACGGGGATGTGGTATCGCGCACCCGCCCGGTAGGTAATTTCAGCGCCGTAGATGCCGGGGGCGAATTTGAAATTTACTTAAAACAAGGCCCGGCCGAAGATATTTTACTCGAAGGTCAGGCTAACGTGCTAACCGAAGTGAGCACCCACGTAAGAAACAACAAACTGTATATTGAATTCGACCGGAAAAGAGTGCGGTTAAACCGCCCGGTAAAAATTTACCTTACCACGCCCGAGTTAACCGGCATATCGGTTTCGGGTGCAAACTCCGTGCGCGGTTTAAACGAGTTTCAGGTCGATGATTTAGATATAAGGGCTTCGGGCAACAGCACCATTTACTTAAACGTGAAAAATGCGCACACCATCGAAAGCGATATTTCGGGCTCAGTGAATATGGAGTTAAACGGCGACGCCCAACACCAGGAAATCGATATTTCGGGTTCCGGCAACATTCAAACCTTTGGCCTTAGCACCAAAACCGCCGATATTGAAATAAGTGGCTCCGGTAAATGCGACGTAAGCGTTACCGATAAAATAGAGGCGAAATTAAGCGGTTCGGGCCGGGTTCGCTACAAAGGCAATCCGGCGGTAAGTACCAAAATTTCCGGCAGCGGCAGCGTGGTGCAGGTCGATTAA
- the thiL gene encoding thiamine-phosphate kinase, which yields MNDYTSLNDLGEFGLIDVIKQTVIIQNASTKTGIGDDAAVIEPGQKQIVVSTDMLVEGIHFDLTFCPLKHLGYKAVAVNVSDIAAMNAVPTQITVSVAVGARYTLEAIQELYAGIRAACASYKVDLVGGDTTSSNAGLIISITAIGEVPAGEAVLRSTAQVNDLICVTGDLGASYLGLQVLNREKQAFMANPDMQPELDKKEYLVQRQLKPEARMDVVYELKELGVKPTAMIDISDGLASELMHICTQSGVGATIFQDKLPADEQVLDTAEEFKIDPVTCILNGGEDYELLFTVALSDYDKIRNHPDITIIGKISEKQEGVRIVMPSGNAYPLQAQGWRHF from the coding sequence ATGAACGATTATACATCTTTAAACGATCTGGGTGAATTTGGATTGATTGACGTTATTAAACAAACCGTTATTATCCAGAATGCTTCAACCAAAACCGGTATCGGCGATGATGCTGCCGTGATTGAACCCGGTCAGAAGCAAATTGTGGTGTCAACGGATATGCTGGTAGAAGGTATTCACTTTGATTTAACATTTTGTCCTTTAAAACACTTGGGCTATAAAGCCGTGGCCGTAAATGTATCGGATATCGCGGCCATGAATGCCGTACCCACGCAAATTACGGTTAGTGTGGCCGTTGGAGCGCGGTACACTTTAGAAGCCATTCAGGAATTATACGCCGGTATCCGGGCGGCTTGCGCCAGTTATAAAGTTGATTTGGTGGGCGGCGATACTACTTCGTCTAATGCTGGTTTGATAATCAGCATTACCGCCATCGGGGAAGTACCAGCGGGCGAAGCTGTTTTGCGCAGCACCGCCCAGGTAAACGATTTAATTTGCGTAACCGGCGATTTAGGAGCTTCTTATTTAGGTTTGCAAGTATTAAACCGCGAAAAGCAAGCCTTTATGGCCAACCCCGACATGCAACCCGAATTAGATAAAAAAGAATACCTGGTGCAGCGCCAGCTAAAACCCGAGGCCCGCATGGATGTTGTCTATGAACTGAAAGAACTAGGCGTAAAACCAACTGCCATGATTGATATTTCGGACGGCCTGGCTTCGGAGTTGATGCATATTTGTACTCAATCGGGGGTAGGGGCGACTATTTTTCAGGATAAATTACCCGCTGATGAACAAGTTCTGGACACCGCCGAAGAATTTAAAATTGATCCGGTAACCTGTATTTTAAACGGCGGCGAAGATTACGAACTTTTGTTTACGGTAGCTTTATCGGATTATGATAAAATCCGGAACCACCCGGATATTACCATTATTGGTAAAATTTCCGAAAAGCAAGAGGGCGTCCGCATTGTTATGCCAAGTGGTAACGCGTATCCGCTGCAAGCGCAGGGCTGGCGCCATTTTTAA
- a CDS encoding InlB B-repeat-containing protein, which produces MNYKFTLLFLILFCSSAVFGQAKLDVNKAFTHAEKQTEVMLQEIDNIISSTQQVQELPRTITESGKLRLVAPRDWTSGFFPGNLWFLYEHTQDPYWLSQAQAFTIKLINEQYDTGTHDVGFKVYNSFGPAYRLTHNSAYRQAIVQAAKSLATRFNPNTGCIRSWDHSTNRWHNPVIIDNMINLELLFAATRLSGDSTFYKIAVSHANTTLKNHFRADYSSWHVVDYDSVTGAVLKKTTAQGYSNSSAWARGQAWGLYGYTMCYRETKNKKYLDHAEKIATYILNHPNLPADGIPYWDFNAPLIPQEPRDASAAAVIASALYELSQYSNRKDSLWTAADKIMTNLASKYISPVGKNYGFILLHSTGNKPGKTEIDAPLIYADYYYLEALIRRKDINKAPQIKAISNKNITVGKTLQFTVAASDSNTSQILNFSLVKAPSGALINSKTGSFSWTPKKTGTYRFLVRVTDNGSPILYAERTVTVKVNPAKQYALQINISGKGTVTKTPDKTTYAEGTIVQLKAIPDAGYQFVEWTGNVSGSNATATITMNGNKTVNAQFALIPPQIAKINVINADADKVISALQNGATLDLAKLPAKNLTFEAIVNKASTQSVVFELSGQINHKRVETTSPLVLFGDKDGDILGQAMEVGTYSLKVTPYSAAAGKGTAGEPVVLNFKVVNTASAMVTKQIASALITSESNAVVAYPNPSKNGNVALLLPSTFTGQAQYILLSSTGAKLAEGTFDATEAASPLSLDFSRQMPAAGVYYLHVKNATMKQTLKIVRQ; this is translated from the coding sequence ATGAATTATAAATTTACGCTCCTCTTTCTTATTTTATTTTGTTCCTCCGCGGTTTTCGGGCAAGCAAAGCTGGATGTTAATAAGGCTTTTACGCATGCCGAAAAGCAAACCGAAGTTATGCTGCAGGAGATTGACAACATTATCAGCAGTACGCAACAAGTGCAGGAACTGCCTCGCACCATTACCGAATCGGGTAAATTAAGATTGGTAGCTCCGCGGGATTGGACCAGTGGTTTTTTTCCGGGCAATTTGTGGTTTTTGTACGAACATACCCAAGACCCATACTGGTTAAGCCAGGCCCAGGCTTTTACCATTAAGCTAATTAATGAGCAATACGACACCGGAACCCACGATGTAGGTTTTAAAGTATATAACAGCTTTGGCCCAGCCTACCGTCTAACCCATAACAGCGCTTACCGGCAGGCCATTGTGCAAGCCGCTAAATCGCTGGCTACCCGGTTTAATCCGAACACGGGCTGCATTCGCTCTTGGGACCACAGCACTAACCGCTGGCATAATCCGGTAATTATTGATAACATGATTAATTTAGAATTGCTTTTCGCGGCTACCCGTTTATCTGGCGATTCTACTTTTTATAAAATCGCGGTATCTCACGCCAATACCACTTTAAAAAATCATTTCCGGGCCGATTACAGTTCGTGGCACGTAGTAGATTACGATTCAGTAACCGGCGCCGTATTAAAGAAAACCACGGCGCAGGGTTATAGCAATTCTTCGGCCTGGGCGCGGGGCCAGGCCTGGGGCTTATATGGCTATACGATGTGTTATCGCGAAACAAAAAATAAAAAATACCTGGATCATGCCGAAAAAATTGCCACTTACATTTTAAATCATCCGAATTTACCCGCAGATGGCATTCCTTATTGGGACTTTAACGCCCCCTTGATACCTCAAGAGCCGCGCGATGCTTCTGCGGCGGCCGTAATAGCTTCGGCTTTGTATGAGTTAAGCCAATACAGTAACCGCAAAGATTCGCTTTGGACAGCTGCTGATAAGATTATGACCAACCTGGCTTCCAAATACATTTCACCGGTAGGTAAAAATTATGGGTTTATTTTACTACACAGCACCGGCAATAAACCCGGAAAAACCGAAATTGATGCGCCTTTAATTTACGCGGATTATTATTACTTGGAAGCTTTGATTCGCCGGAAGGATATTAATAAAGCGCCCCAGATTAAAGCTATCAGCAACAAAAATATTACGGTAGGTAAAACACTACAATTTACAGTAGCCGCTTCTGATTCAAATACGAGCCAAATTTTAAATTTTTCCTTAGTTAAAGCGCCTTCCGGCGCCTTAATAAACAGTAAAACCGGAAGTTTTAGCTGGACTCCCAAAAAAACCGGAACTTATAGATTTTTAGTTAGAGTAACCGATAACGGCTCTCCCATTCTGTATGCCGAGCGGACGGTTACAGTGAAGGTTAATCCGGCGAAACAATACGCGCTGCAAATAAATATATCGGGTAAAGGAACCGTTACTAAAACGCCGGATAAAACTACTTACGCCGAAGGAACCATCGTGCAATTAAAAGCCATACCGGATGCGGGTTATCAGTTTGTGGAGTGGACGGGCAATGTATCCGGCAGCAATGCCACCGCCACCATTACCATGAATGGCAATAAAACAGTAAATGCCCAATTTGCTCTTATTCCGCCGCAAATTGCTAAAATAAATGTAATAAACGCTGATGCCGATAAAGTGATTTCCGCGTTACAAAACGGAGCAACTTTAGATTTAGCCAAACTTCCGGCTAAAAACCTAACTTTTGAAGCTATTGTAAATAAAGCAAGTACCCAAAGCGTGGTTTTTGAACTAAGTGGCCAAATTAACCACAAACGGGTAGAAACCACCAGCCCTCTGGTACTGTTCGGCGATAAAGATGGCGATATCCTTGGCCAGGCAATGGAAGTAGGCACGTATTCGTTAAAGGTAACGCCTTACTCTGCCGCGGCCGGAAAAGGTACTGCCGGAGAACCGGTAGTTTTAAATTTTAAAGTAGTTAATACGGCCAGTGCCATGGTAACTAAACAAATAGCCTCAGCGCTTATTACTTCCGAATCAAATGCCGTAGTGGCTTACCCTAATCCAAGTAAAAATGGAAATGTAGCTCTTTTATTACCATCCACTTTTACCGGCCAGGCACAATACATATTACTTTCGTCAACAGGAGCCAAATTAGCCGAAGGAACTTTTGATGCCACCGAAGCTGCTTCTCCCCTTTCACTCGATTTTTCGCGGCAAATGCCGGCGGCGGGCGTGTATTACTTACATGTTAAAAACGCCACCATGAAGCAAACTTTAAAAATTGTAAGACAATAA